The following proteins are encoded in a genomic region of Oncorhynchus masou masou isolate Uvic2021 chromosome 32, UVic_Omas_1.1, whole genome shotgun sequence:
- the LOC135526026 gene encoding zinc finger protein OZF-like, which translates to MDCEDSASMFLPHHPDPEPTESLAPDCNGGTLALLLEDCINLLGPNAESMKLEEDCEDISSMSLPHQPEPNMPLKWVTVLLEDCRKSLSPGCNSGAQWTLLPLKRVRVQLEDCRKKLGPNAQSIQVEVVDSRGSSHPAQDPLPHTGVKPNQHGELGENSSASTEHGEISAPGELGGNSSATDLKLKDANKTKRPHHCSQCGKSFKTSNDLKVHQRIHTGEKPYHCPYCGKDFAQPGYFNVHLRQHTGEKPYQCSECDQCFSRPDSFKLHQKVHMKIHTEKKPYYCSDCGKNFSQASYFKIHQRIHTGEKPFHCSGCEKCFTTSAELKLHERVHSGVKPHHCADCGKSFSVLSRLRRHQLTHTGEKPFSCQQCGKGFPEKFSLQTHQQIHIGEKAFNCSDCGKSFTLKRYLTIHQRSHTGQKPYKCSVCGKEFARGSNFIAHQRVHTGDKPYSCSFCEKRCYTSTDLKIHQRMHTGEKPFPCPDCEKRFSAKVQLTAHQRVHTGELPYSCCECGRGYPHLQSLKYHQEKQHKLKISPLKKTTKKNTMK; encoded by the exons GATTGTGAGGACAGTGCCAGCATGTTTCTTCCCCACCACCCTGATCCCGAACCTACAGAGTCACTGGCTCCTGATTGTAATGGTGGAACTCTTGCACTGCTGCTGGAAGACTGCATTAATCTGCTGGGGCCAAATGCAGAGTCTATGAAACTGGAGGAG GATTGTGAAGACATTTCCAGCATGTCTCTTCCCCACCAACCTGAGCCCAATATGCCCCTCAAgtgggtaacagtactgctggaAGACTGCAGGAAATCACTGAGTCCTGGCTGTAACAGTGGAGCTCAGTGGACACTACTGCCTCTCAAGAGAGTTCGAGTACAGCTGGAGGACTGCAGAAAGAAGCTTGGGCCAAATGCACAATCTATACAAGTTGAGGTTGTTGATAGCAGAGGATCATCTCATCCAG CCCAAGACCCTCTCCCTCACACAGGTGTAAAACCCAACCAACATGGAGAGCTTGGAGAGAATTCATCTGCATCAACCGAACATGGAGAGATCTCTGCTCCAGGAGAGCTTGGCGGGAACTCATCTGCAACAGATCTTAAACTAAAGGATGCCAACAAAACAAAAAGACCTCaccactgctctcagtgtggTAAAAGTTTCAAAACATCAAATGATCTAAAAGTACATCAGAgaattcacactggagagaagccttaccactgcccTTATTGTGGGAAGGATTTTGCTCAGCCTGGTTATTTTAATGTGCACCTGCGACAGCACActggagaaaagccttaccaATGCTCTGAATGTGATCAATGTTTTTCACGTCCTGACAGTTTTAAATTACACCAAAAAGTTCACATGAAAATTCATACTGAAAAGAAGCCTTattactgctctgactgtgggaagaattTCTCTCAGGCGAGTTACTTTAAGATACACCAACGAATTCACACTGGAGAAAAACCCTTCCACTGCTCTGGCTGCGAGAAGTGCTTTACTACATCAGCTGAATTGAAATTGCATGAGCGGGTACATTCAGGAGTTAAACCTCACCACTGtgctgactgtgggaagagtttttctGTACTTTCTCGATTACGAAGACATCAACTTACACATACTGGAGAAAAACCTTTCTCCTGTCAACAGTGTGGAAAAGGTTTCCCTGAGAAATTTAGTTTACAAACACACCAGCAAATACATATCGGAGAGAAGGCTTTtaactgctctgactgtgggaagagttttacctTAAAACGTTACTTAACAATTCATCAAAGATCACACACTGGACAGAAACCGTACAAATGCTCTGTCTGTGGGAAGGAATTCGCACGAGGCAGCAACTTCATAGCACACCAGCGAGTACATACTGGAGACAAGCCATACTCCTGCTCCTTTTGTGAAAAACGATGCTATACATCAACTGATCTAAAAATTCATCAGAGAatgcacacaggagagaaaccattccCTTGCCCTGATTGTGAAAAACGCTTCAGTGCAAAAGTTCAACTAACAGCTCATCAGAGAGTGCACACAGGCGAGTTGCCTTACTCATGCTGTGAATGTGGGAGGGGCTACCCACACCTGCAAAGTTTGAAGTACCACCAGGAAAAACAACACAAATTGAAAATCTCACCACTGAAGAAGACGACTAAGAAGAACACAATGAAATAA